In one Niallia taxi genomic region, the following are encoded:
- a CDS encoding 50S ribosomal protein L7ae-like protein, whose product MSYEKVSQAKKIVVGTKQTVKALKTGKVVEVIVAEDADPILIGKVVEAAKEANVPVILVDSMIKLGKSCGIEVGATTVAINI is encoded by the coding sequence ATGTCTTATGAAAAAGTATCACAGGCCAAAAAAATAGTAGTAGGAACAAAGCAAACGGTAAAAGCGTTAAAGACTGGGAAAGTTGTGGAAGTGATTGTAGCAGAAGATGCTGATCCGATTTTAATTGGAAAGGTAGTGGAAGCTGCCAAAGAAGCAAATGTACCTGTCATACTCGTAGACTCCATGATAAAGCTCGGCAAGTCATGTGGAATAGAAGTAGGCGCGACGACTGTTGCGATAAATATTTAA
- the rplV gene encoding 50S ribosomal protein L22: MQAKAVANTVRIAPRKARLVVDLIRGKQVGEAVAILKLTPKAASPIVEKVLKSAIANAEHNYEMDINNLVVEQAYVNEGPTLKRFRPRAMGRASQINKRTSHITIVVSEKKEG; this comes from the coding sequence ATGCAAGCTAAAGCTGTTGCAAATACAGTTCGTATTGCTCCTCGTAAAGCTCGTTTAGTCGTAGATTTAATTCGAGGTAAGCAAGTAGGCGAAGCGGTAGCAATTTTGAAGTTAACTCCAAAAGCTGCTTCACCTATCGTAGAAAAAGTTCTTAAATCTGCTATTGCAAATGCAGAGCATAACTACGAAATGGATATCAATAACTTAGTGGTTGAACAAGCATACGTTAACGAAGGACCAACACTTAAACGTTTCCGTCCACGTGCTATGGGTCGTGCAAGTCAGATCAATAAACGTACTAGCCACATCACTATCGTTGTATCAGAAAAGAAGGAGGGGTAA
- the rpsG gene encoding 30S ribosomal protein S7, with the protein MPRKGPVAKRDVLPDPIYNSKLVSRLINKMMIDGKRGKSQAILYSAFDIVAQRSGQEAIEVFDQALKNIMPVLEVKARRVGGSNYQVPVEVRPDRRTTLGLRWLVNYARLRGEKTMEERLANEILDAANNTGASVKKREDTHKMAEANKAFAHYRW; encoded by the coding sequence ATGCCACGTAAAGGTCCTGTAGCAAAAAGAGACGTATTACCAGATCCAATATACAATTCTAAACTTGTATCTCGTTTGATTAACAAAATGATGATAGATGGTAAGAGAGGTAAATCTCAAGCTATCCTATACTCAGCTTTTGATATCGTTGCACAACGTTCTGGACAAGAGGCAATCGAAGTATTCGATCAAGCTCTTAAGAACATCATGCCAGTACTTGAAGTTAAAGCTCGTCGTGTTGGTGGTTCTAACTATCAAGTACCAGTGGAGGTTCGTCCAGACAGACGTACGACTTTAGGTCTTCGTTGGTTAGTTAACTACGCTCGTCTTCGTGGAGAAAAAACGATGGAAGAGAGATTGGCTAACGAAATTCTAGATGCAGCTAACAACACTGGTGCATCTGTTAAGAAACGTGAAGATACACACAAAATGGCGGAAGCAAACAAAGCATTTGCTCATTACCGCTGGTAG
- the rpsS gene encoding 30S ribosomal protein S19, with protein sequence MGRSLKKGPFVDDHLLSKIEKLSESDKKQVIKTWSRRSTIFPQFIGQTIAVYDGRKHVPVYITEDMVGHKLGEFAPSRTYKGHASDDKKTRR encoded by the coding sequence ATGGGTCGCAGCTTAAAAAAAGGACCTTTTGTTGATGATCATTTACTATCAAAGATCGAAAAATTAAGTGAGTCTGATAAGAAACAAGTTATCAAAACTTGGTCTCGTCGTTCTACTATCTTCCCACAATTCATCGGTCAAACAATCGCAGTTTATGATGGTCGTAAGCATGTACCTGTCTACATTACTGAAGACATGGTAGGTCACAAACTTGGAGAATTCGCTCCATCCCGTACTTACAAAGGTCATGCAAGTGACGATAAGAAAACAAGACGTTAA
- the rpsJ gene encoding 30S ribosomal protein S10 — protein MAKQKIRIRLKAYDHRILDQSAEKIVETAKRSGAAVSGPIPLPTEKSIYTILRAVHKYKDSREQFEMRTHKRLIDIVNPTPQTVDSLMRLDLPSGVDIEIKL, from the coding sequence ATGGCAAAACAAAAAATTCGTATTCGTTTAAAAGCGTATGATCATAGAATCCTTGATCAATCTGCTGAGAAAATTGTTGAAACTGCAAAACGCTCTGGTGCTGCTGTATCTGGACCTATTCCGTTACCAACTGAAAAGTCTATCTACACAATCCTACGTGCGGTTCATAAATATAAAGATTCTCGTGAGCAATTTGAAATGCGTACGCATAAACGTCTAATCGACATCGTTAACCCAACACCACAAACTGTAGATTCATTAATGCGTTTGGATTTACCATCAGGTGTAGATATCGAAATCAAACTATAA
- the tuf gene encoding elongation factor Tu yields the protein MAKAKYDRSKPHVNIGTIGHVDHGKTTLTAAITTVLAKAGGGEAKGYDQIDAAPEERERGITISTAHVEYETATRHYAHVDCPGHADYVKNMITGAAQMDGGILVVSATDGPMPQTREHILLSRQVGVPHLVVFLNKCDMVDDEELLELVEMEVRDLLSEYEFPGDDIPVIKGSALKALEGEAEWEEKINELMAAVDEYIPTPARDTEKPFMMPVEDVFSITGRGTVATGRVERGQVKVGDVIDIIGLAEEKKSTTVTGVEMFRKLLDYAEAGDNIGALLRGVAREDIQRGQVLAKPGTITPHVRFKAEVYVLSKEEGGRHTPFFTNYRPQFYFRTTDVTGICNLPEGVEMVMPGDNIEMDVELISSIAIEEGTKFSIREGGRTVGAGVVATIVE from the coding sequence ATGGCAAAAGCTAAATACGATCGTTCAAAGCCCCATGTAAATATCGGAACTATTGGTCACGTTGACCACGGTAAAACAACTCTAACAGCTGCTATCACTACTGTACTTGCAAAAGCAGGTGGCGGTGAAGCTAAAGGTTACGACCAAATCGACGCTGCTCCTGAAGAGCGCGAGCGTGGTATCACAATCTCTACTGCACACGTTGAGTACGAAACAGCTACTCGTCACTATGCGCACGTAGACTGCCCAGGACATGCTGACTATGTTAAAAACATGATCACTGGAGCTGCTCAAATGGATGGCGGTATCCTAGTTGTTTCTGCAACTGACGGTCCAATGCCACAAACTCGTGAGCACATCCTATTGTCTCGCCAAGTTGGTGTACCTCACCTAGTTGTATTCTTGAACAAATGTGACATGGTTGATGACGAAGAGCTTCTTGAACTAGTTGAAATGGAAGTTCGCGATCTTCTTTCTGAGTATGAGTTCCCTGGTGATGACATTCCAGTTATCAAAGGTTCTGCTCTTAAAGCTCTTGAAGGCGAAGCAGAATGGGAAGAAAAAATCAACGAGCTTATGGCTGCTGTTGATGAGTACATCCCAACTCCAGCTCGTGACACTGAAAAACCATTCATGATGCCTGTAGAGGACGTATTCTCTATCACAGGTCGTGGTACAGTTGCTACTGGACGTGTTGAGCGTGGACAAGTTAAAGTCGGAGACGTTATCGACATTATCGGTCTTGCTGAAGAGAAAAAATCAACTACTGTAACTGGTGTTGAAATGTTCCGTAAATTGCTTGATTATGCTGAAGCTGGTGACAACATTGGTGCACTTCTTCGTGGGGTTGCTCGTGAAGATATCCAACGTGGTCAAGTATTGGCTAAACCAGGCACAATTACTCCACACGTAAGATTCAAAGCTGAAGTTTACGTATTGTCTAAAGAAGAAGGTGGACGTCATACTCCATTCTTCACAAACTACCGCCCACAGTTCTACTTCCGTACAACTGATGTAACTGGTATCTGCAACCTTCCTGAAGGTGTAGAAATGGTTATGCCTGGCGACAACATCGAAATGGATGTTGAATTGATTTCTTCTATCGCTATCGAAGAAGGTACTAAGTTCTCTATCCGTGAGGGTGGACGTACTGTAGGCGCTGGCGTAGTTGCTACAATCGTTGAATAA
- the rplC gene encoding 50S ribosomal protein L3, whose translation MTKGILGRKIGMTQVFAENGDLIPVTVVEAAQNVVLQKKSIETDGYEAVQIGFEDKREKLSNKPEKGHVAKANTAPKRFVRELREVSLAEYEVGQEVKVDVFAEGDIVDVTGISKGKGFQGSIKRHGQSRGPMSHGSRYHRRPGSMGPVAPNRVFKGKALPGRMGGEQVTVQNLEIVKVDVERNLLLIKGNVPGAKKALLKVKSAVKA comes from the coding sequence ATGACCAAAGGAATCTTAGGAAGAAAAATTGGTATGACTCAAGTTTTTGCTGAAAACGGCGATCTTATCCCGGTAACAGTAGTTGAAGCTGCTCAAAACGTTGTACTTCAAAAGAAATCTATTGAAACTGACGGCTATGAAGCTGTTCAAATCGGTTTCGAAGATAAACGTGAAAAGTTGTCTAACAAACCTGAAAAAGGGCACGTTGCTAAAGCAAACACTGCTCCTAAGCGCTTCGTTCGTGAATTGCGAGAAGTTAGCTTAGCAGAGTACGAAGTTGGTCAAGAAGTCAAAGTTGATGTTTTCGCTGAAGGCGACATCGTAGATGTAACAGGAATATCTAAAGGTAAAGGTTTCCAAGGCTCAATCAAACGCCACGGACAATCTCGCGGACCAATGTCTCACGGTTCTCGCTACCACCGTCGTCCAGGTTCAATGGGCCCAGTAGCTCCAAACCGTGTATTCAAAGGTAAAGCATTACCAGGACGTATGGGCGGAGAGCAAGTAACTGTTCAAAACCTTGAAATCGTTAAGGTTGATGTTGAGCGTAACCTTCTATTGATCAAAGGTAATGTTCCTGGAGCTAAAAAAGCTCTACTAAAAGTTAAAAGTGCGGTTAAAGCATAA
- the rpsL gene encoding 30S ribosomal protein S12 has product MPTINQLVRKPRQSAQEKSKSPALNKGYNSFKKSQTDVSSPQKRGVCTRVGTMTPKKPNSALRKYARVRLTNGIEVTAYIPGIGHNLQEHSVVLIRGGRVKDLPGVRYHIVRGALDTAGVNGRMQGRSKYGTKRPKPAKK; this is encoded by the coding sequence ATGCCAACTATTAACCAATTAGTACGCAAGCCTCGTCAATCTGCTCAAGAGAAGTCGAAGTCTCCTGCGTTAAACAAAGGTTATAACAGCTTCAAAAAATCACAAACTGATGTATCTTCACCTCAAAAACGCGGGGTATGTACTCGTGTTGGTACAATGACACCGAAGAAACCAAACTCAGCGTTACGTAAATATGCTCGTGTGCGTTTGACTAACGGTATCGAGGTTACAGCTTACATTCCAGGAATAGGACACAACCTACAAGAACATAGCGTTGTACTTATCCGTGGAGGACGTGTAAAAGACTTACCAGGGGTACGTTACCATATCGTACGTGGTGCTCTTGACACAGCTGGTGTTAACGGTCGTATGCAAGGTCGTTCTAAATACGGTACGAAAAGACCAAAACCAGCAAAAAAATAA
- the rplB gene encoding 50S ribosomal protein L2: MAIKKYKPTSNGRRNMTSSDFSEITTSTPEKSLLAPLHRKGGRNNQGKLTVRHQGGGHKRQYRIIDFKRDKDGIPGRVATIEYDPNRSANIALINYVDGEKRYILAPKNLEVGLEVMSGPEADIKPGNALPLVNIPVGTVIHNIELKPGKGGQLVRSAGTSAQVLGKEGKYVLVRLNSGEVRLVLATCRASIGQVGNEQHELIKIGKAGRSRWLGKRPTVRGSVMNPNDHPHGGGEGRAPIGRKSPMSPWGKPTLGAKTRKKKNKSDKFIVRSRKK; encoded by the coding sequence ATGGCGATTAAAAAATACAAACCTACCTCTAATGGTCGACGCAACATGACGTCTTCTGACTTTAGTGAAATCACTACAAGTACTCCAGAAAAATCATTGCTTGCTCCTTTACACAGAAAAGGCGGCCGTAATAACCAAGGTAAGTTAACTGTTCGTCATCAAGGTGGAGGTCATAAGCGTCAATATCGTATCATCGATTTCAAACGCGATAAAGATGGCATTCCAGGACGCGTTGCTACAATCGAGTATGATCCAAACAGATCTGCTAACATCGCGTTAATCAACTATGTAGACGGAGAAAAACGCTACATTCTTGCACCAAAAAATCTAGAAGTTGGCTTAGAAGTAATGTCAGGACCTGAGGCTGATATCAAGCCAGGTAATGCACTACCATTAGTTAACATTCCAGTGGGTACTGTTATCCACAACATCGAATTAAAACCAGGTAAAGGCGGACAATTGGTTCGTTCTGCAGGTACTTCTGCACAAGTTCTTGGTAAAGAAGGTAAATACGTACTTGTACGTTTAAATTCTGGTGAAGTTCGTTTAGTTCTTGCTACATGCCGCGCTTCAATCGGTCAAGTAGGTAACGAGCAACACGAATTAATTAAGATTGGTAAAGCAGGACGCTCTCGCTGGTTAGGCAAACGCCCAACAGTTCGTGGTTCTGTAATGAACCCTAACGACCATCCACACGGTGGTGGTGAAGGACGCGCTCCAATCGGACGTAAATCACCAATGTCTCCTTGGGGTAAACCAACTCTTGGTGCTAAAACTCGCAAGAAGAAAAACAAATCAGATAAATTTATCGTACGTAGCCGTAAAAAATAA
- the rplW gene encoding 50S ribosomal protein L23, which yields MDARDTIKRPVITERSTDLMAEKKYTFEVDVRANKTQVKDAVEEIFGVEVEKVNIMNYKGKFKRMGRFGGYTNKRRKAIVKLTADSKEIEFFEA from the coding sequence ATGGATGCACGCGATACTATTAAGCGCCCCGTTATCACAGAACGTTCTACTGACTTAATGGCTGAGAAAAAATATACGTTTGAAGTTGATGTTAGAGCTAATAAAACTCAAGTTAAAGATGCTGTAGAAGAAATTTTCGGCGTTGAAGTTGAGAAAGTTAACATCATGAACTACAAAGGTAAGTTCAAGCGTATGGGCCGTTTCGGAGGCTACACTAACAAACGTCGTAAGGCAATTGTTAAACTAACAGCTGACAGCAAAGAAATCGAATTTTTCGAAGCTTAA
- the rplD gene encoding 50S ribosomal protein L4 gives MPKVALFNQDGTQAGDIELKDSVFGIEPNNSVLFEAVVMQRASLRQGTHKTKIRSEVAGGGRKPWRQKGTGRARQGSIRSPQWRGGGTVFGPVPRSYSYKLPKKVRRLAIKSALSTKVLEESILVLQSLAFDAPKTKEFKTVLGNLSVEKKALIVTADLDENVALSARNIPGITVVSASDVTVLDVLNHDKLIMTKAAVEKVEEVLA, from the coding sequence ATGCCTAAAGTTGCATTATTCAACCAAGACGGTACTCAAGCTGGAGATATCGAATTAAAGGATTCTGTATTCGGTATCGAGCCTAACAACAGCGTTCTATTTGAAGCAGTTGTTATGCAAAGAGCTTCTTTACGTCAAGGTACACATAAAACTAAAATTCGTTCTGAGGTTGCTGGTGGTGGTCGTAAGCCATGGCGCCAAAAAGGTACAGGACGTGCACGTCAAGGTTCTATCAGATCTCCACAATGGCGTGGTGGTGGAACAGTGTTTGGACCAGTTCCACGTAGCTATAGCTACAAATTACCTAAAAAGGTACGCAGACTTGCAATCAAATCTGCACTTTCTACTAAAGTATTAGAAGAAAGCATCTTAGTATTGCAAAGCCTAGCTTTCGATGCACCAAAAACTAAAGAATTCAAAACTGTTTTAGGTAATCTATCTGTAGAGAAGAAAGCACTTATCGTTACAGCTGACCTAGATGAGAACGTAGCATTATCTGCTCGTAACATCCCTGGAATCACTGTTGTATCTGCTTCTGATGTTACAGTATTAGATGTATTAAATCATGATAAATTAATCATGACGAAAGCAGCAGTTGAAAAAGTAGAGGAGGTGCTTGCATAA
- the fusA gene encoding elongation factor G, producing MAREFSLENTRNIGIMAHIDAGKTTTTERVLYYTGRIHKIGETHEGASQMDWMEQEQERGITITSAATTAQWKGNRVNIIDTPGHVDFTVEVERSLRVLDGAVAVLDAQSGVEPQTETVWRQATTYGVPRVVFVNKMDKIGADFLYSLKTLHERLQANAHAIQLPIGAEDQFEGIIDLVEMKATFYGNDLGTDIEDREIPEEYKDLADEYREKLVEAVAELDEDLMEKYLGGEEITKEELKAAIRKGTVNVEFYPVICGSAFKNKGVQKMLDAVIDYLPSPLDVPAIKGTIPDSDEEVTRPSSDDQPFAALAFKVMTDPYVGKLTFFRVYSGTLSSGSYVQNSTKGKRERVGRILQMHANSREEITEVHAGDIAAAVGLKDTTTGDTLCDDKNLVILESMEFPEPVIELSIEPKSKADQDKMTTALQKLQEEDPTFRAHTNQETGQVIIAGMGELHLDILVDRMRREFKVEANVGAPQVAYRETFRSSASVEGKFSRQSGGRGQYGHVWIEFAPNEEGKGFEFENAIVGGVVPREYIAPVQAGLEDALDRGVLAGYPLVDIKAKLFDGSYHDVDSSEMAFKIAASMALKNAASKCNPVILEPVMKVEVIIPEEYMGDIMGNITSRRGRVEGMEARGNAQVVRAMVPLSEMFGYATTLRSSTQGRGVFSMTFDHYEEVPKSISEEIIKKNKG from the coding sequence ATGGCTAGAGAGTTCTCCTTAGAAAATACTCGTAATATCGGTATCATGGCTCACATCGATGCCGGTAAAACGACTACAACTGAGCGCGTACTTTACTATACTGGTCGTATCCACAAAATTGGTGAAACTCACGAAGGTGCATCTCAAATGGACTGGATGGAGCAAGAACAAGAACGTGGTATCACGATCACATCTGCAGCAACAACTGCACAATGGAAAGGTAATCGTGTAAACATTATCGATACTCCAGGGCACGTAGACTTCACTGTTGAAGTTGAACGTTCTCTACGTGTATTAGATGGTGCTGTAGCAGTATTGGATGCACAGTCTGGTGTTGAACCACAAACTGAAACAGTTTGGCGTCAAGCAACAACATACGGTGTACCTCGTGTTGTATTTGTTAACAAAATGGATAAAATTGGTGCAGACTTCCTTTATTCATTAAAAACATTGCATGAACGCTTACAAGCAAATGCTCATGCAATCCAACTTCCAATCGGTGCTGAAGATCAATTCGAAGGCATCATTGACCTAGTTGAAATGAAGGCTACGTTCTATGGTAATGACCTTGGAACTGATATCGAAGACCGAGAAATTCCTGAAGAGTACAAAGATCTTGCTGATGAATACCGTGAAAAATTGGTTGAAGCAGTAGCAGAACTTGATGAAGACTTAATGGAAAAATACCTTGGTGGAGAAGAAATCACTAAAGAAGAATTGAAAGCTGCAATCCGTAAAGGAACTGTAAACGTTGAATTCTACCCTGTAATTTGTGGTTCTGCCTTCAAAAACAAAGGTGTTCAAAAAATGCTTGATGCAGTTATTGATTACTTGCCATCTCCATTAGATGTACCTGCTATTAAAGGTACTATCCCTGATTCTGATGAAGAAGTAACAAGACCATCAAGTGATGATCAGCCATTTGCTGCTTTAGCGTTTAAAGTTATGACTGACCCTTATGTTGGTAAATTAACTTTCTTCCGCGTATACTCTGGTACTTTGAGCTCTGGTTCATACGTACAAAACTCTACTAAAGGTAAGCGTGAGCGTGTAGGACGTATCCTACAAATGCATGCTAACAGCCGTGAAGAGATTACAGAAGTACATGCTGGTGACATCGCTGCTGCTGTAGGTTTAAAAGATACAACAACTGGAGATACTCTTTGTGATGACAAAAACCTAGTTATTCTAGAGTCTATGGAATTCCCAGAGCCAGTTATTGAATTATCAATTGAACCAAAATCAAAAGCTGACCAAGATAAAATGACAACTGCGCTACAAAAATTACAAGAAGAAGATCCTACATTCCGTGCACATACTAACCAGGAAACTGGACAAGTAATCATTGCTGGTATGGGTGAGCTTCACTTGGACATTTTAGTAGACCGTATGCGTCGTGAATTCAAGGTTGAAGCTAATGTTGGTGCTCCTCAGGTTGCTTACCGTGAAACATTCCGTTCTTCTGCTTCAGTTGAAGGTAAGTTCTCACGTCAGTCTGGTGGACGCGGACAATACGGACACGTTTGGATCGAATTCGCTCCGAACGAAGAAGGTAAAGGCTTCGAATTTGAAAATGCAATCGTTGGTGGGGTAGTTCCACGTGAATATATCGCTCCAGTTCAAGCTGGTCTTGAAGATGCATTAGATAGAGGAGTTCTTGCAGGTTACCCATTGGTAGACATCAAAGCTAAATTGTTTGATGGTTCGTACCATGATGTCGACTCATCTGAAATGGCGTTTAAAATTGCCGCTTCTATGGCACTTAAAAATGCTGCTTCAAAATGTAATCCTGTAATCCTTGAGCCAGTCATGAAAGTAGAAGTTATCATTCCAGAAGAATACATGGGTGATATCATGGGTAACATCACTTCACGTCGTGGACGTGTAGAAGGTATGGAAGCTCGTGGTAACGCACAAGTTGTTCGTGCAATGGTACCTCTATCAGAAATGTTTGGTTATGCTACAACTTTACGTTCAAGCACTCAAGGTCGTGGTGTGTTCTCAATGACATTTGATCACTACGAAGAAGTACCAAAATCAATCTCTGAAGAGATCATCAAAAAAAATAAAGGGTAA